AAGAAACCATGACCGACTCCGTTAATCTTGAAAATCTGCGTGAAATGACGGGCGGCGATAAGGATCTGGAAAAGGAACTTTTCGACGTTTTCATCACGTCCTCTGATGATTGTTTGAACAGTCTTAAGGCTAATCTTGACGCTGGTAACGAAGAAACGTGGCGCACGCAAGCCCATGC
This Bdellovibrionales bacterium DNA region includes the following protein-coding sequences:
- a CDS encoding Hpt domain-containing protein — its product is MTDSVNLENLREMTGGDKDLEKELFDVFITSSDDCLNSLKANLDAGNEETWRTQAHAWKGMSLNLGAGTLGTLCAEAQMNHIAPQDEKEKLLAAIEAEYEKVKTYLKNV